The DNA window GTCGGCGTCGAGCGCGCTCACCGCCTCGTCGATCGTGGCGCCGGGACCGGCGATCCGGCCGGCGACCGTCCGCATGTCGGCCTCCAGGCGGGCCAACTCCGCGAACCCCCAGGCGTACGTCTCGTCCAGGTCGACCTTCGCGCCGAGGAAGTACTGCGAGGCCAGCTCGTAGCGCTCCCGGCCGGCGGCCTGCTTCTGCCGCCCCACCGGGGCCAGCTCGGTGCGCAGGAACTGCCCGAACTCGGCGGTGGCCGCGGTCGCGGCGGCGGCGCCCTTGCGCAGTTCGGCGCCGAGCGTGCCGTCCGCGTCGAGGCGCTCGACCAGGCCGTGGAAGAAGTTGTCGCCGTTCGGGTCGACCCAGATGTCGCACTGCTTGGCGACCTCGACGAGCTGCACCTGCGAGCTGACCCGGCGTTTGGCGGCGGCCTCGCGCAAAGTGCGCTTGTAGCCCTCCAGCGCCGACGCGAAGCGGTTGAGCCGGCTGGCCACGTTGGCCTGGGCCGCCTCGCCGTCGGTCGGCATCAGGTCGAAGACCAGCCGCAGCTCGTGCAGCCCGCTCTCGATCACGCTGACCTCGCTGGTGGTCTCGCCGGTGTCGTACCGGGCGAGCTCCAGGCCGAGGCGTTCCTGCATGGCCTCCTGGGCGGTCCGCTCCGCCTCGGTCTCCGGCTCGGTCACGTCGAGCTCGGTCAGCGTGCGCCGGACCAGGTCGGCGCGGGCCGCGTAGCCGTCGGGCGTCAGGTCGTCGAGCTGGTCGTCGTAGCCCGCGATGCCGACGTAGGTGGCGCCGGTCGGGCTCAGCGGAGCCCACTGGGCCACGTATCGGTTGGCGAGGTCATCGATTCGTCCCACCGGGCGAGACTACGTGACCGGGGCGCCCCGGTGTCGACCATGTTTGCCGTGTTCAGGGCAGCAGATCAGCCGGGTCGAAGTCGATCGGGAAAGGCAGTCCGACCTTGAGCCGCTGACCGCTGACCGCCTGGGCCGTACTGACATAGCTGCCGTTGTCGAGCGTGAGGAACTCGACGCCGACGTGCCGGATCTGCCGGGCGATCTGCACCCGCATGAAGTACGGCACCCCGGCCTCGGCGCAGAGGCGCGGCTTGTCCACGAAGTCCTGCCGCCGGCTTCCCGGCGACACGAACTCGACCGCCATCGTGCACAGCCGTACCGGGATCCAGCGATCCTCCTGGTCGCTCGCGGG is part of the Micromonospora sp. WMMD980 genome and encodes:
- a CDS encoding DUF885 domain-containing protein — encoded protein: MGRIDDLANRYVAQWAPLSPTGATYVGIAGYDDQLDDLTPDGYAARADLVRRTLTELDVTEPETEAERTAQEAMQERLGLELARYDTGETTSEVSVIESGLHELRLVFDLMPTDGEAAQANVASRLNRFASALEGYKRTLREAAAKRRVSSQVQLVEVAKQCDIWVDPNGDNFFHGLVERLDADGTLGAELRKGAAAATAATAEFGQFLRTELAPVGRQKQAAGRERYELASQYFLGAKVDLDETYAWGFAELARLEADMRTVAGRIAGPGATIDEAVSALDADPARTVRGKEAFRDWMQALADKAISELDGTHFDIPEQVRRIECCLAPTSDGAIYYTGPSEDFSRPGRMWWALPQGITEFSTWREVTTVYHEGVPGHHLQVAQTAVRADLLNRWQRLLCWVSGHGEGWALYSERLMDELGYLEDPGDRLGMLDGQALRAARVIVDIGMHLELEIPADNPFGFHPGERWTPELGWEFMRAHCRVPDENLRFELNRYLGWPGQAPSYKVGERIWLQAREEAKARKGADFDLKEFHRQALDLGALGLDPLRRALARL
- a CDS encoding Uma2 family endonuclease; this encodes MAAPLRFDPLVDFDGMWTTRLADRYLPLRELPHARYECIDGRLVMTPAETGTSSYAEGELSYLFKPAAKAAGFYVFGQVNLTFTPDRWIQPDLTILHTLPASDQEDRWIPVRLCTMAVEFVSPGSRRQDFVDKPRLCAEAGVPYFMRVQIARQIRHVGVEFLTLDNGSYVSTAQAVSGQRLKVGLPFPIDFDPADLLP